From the Acidimicrobiales bacterium genome, the window ACCGACACCGCGCTCGTGGTCACCAACCTCACCGCTGCGGCCCGTTCGGTGCCGATCGGTCCGGGGTGGGAGCGCATGGATGACCGGACCCCGATCGGCCCGACGGTCGAGCTCGGGCCATGGGCGGTGCGGTGGTTGGCCCGGACCGAGGCCGGCACTGTGTCGGCGCCCTGACGCAACGAGCGTCACGCTGCTGACAACGCGGTGTCCTGGCGTCCGGCAGAGTGGGAAGTGTTCTGGGGCGGCGGTCCCGGGAACTCGGGTGTGGCGCGGCGGCTTCCACCCGAGCCCTCGTGCCATCGGGTCTCTCTTCGGAGGGACCCGATGTCGCGTCAGGGTGGCGGTATGACGTCCGATCCCCCGACTACCGTTGCCGCGAGTCAACCGGAGGTCCCCGCCATGCCCCGATCGTCATCTCGCCGTCGTTTCCTCGCACGACTGATCGCCGTCCTCGGCGTGGTCTCGTTGTTCGCTGCCGCGTGCGGCGACGACGGTGACGGCGGTGGTGACGGGAGTCCGGCCACGAACACCGCCGCGCCCGGCGACGCGACGACAACCACCACCGCGCCGGCGACCACGGCACCACCGCCCGAGTCGGGCGAACAGCTGGATCTCCAGCTCAACGTGGTCGAGTTCGGCGACGACGGGTTCGTCGAGATCATCAACACGGGTGCCGAACCGGTCACGCTCGCGGGCATCTACATCTGTGAGTTCCCCGACTACGCCGATCTCGGCGACGTCGCAGAGATCGCATCCCTCGAGGCTGGTGCAACCCTGCGCATCCCTGCGGCGGTCCTCGGCGGGCTGAGCAGCGAGGACGGCGAAGCGGCGCTCTACGCGGGCGACGACTTCACGTCGTCCGACGCCATGCTGTCCTATGTGCAGTGGGGCGTCGGCGAACACGAGCGGGCGTCCGTCGCCGTCGACGCCGGACTGTGGCCCTCGGTCGACGTGTTCGTCACGCCCGACCCGGCCTTCAACTCGATCGAGTCGGGTGGATTCGCGGCCGACCCCGAAGGTTGGAGCTGACGCCGCTGGTCAGCCGCTCAGCGCCGCAGCGAGCTGGGCGCGGCGGGCGTCGTCGAACCAGTCGGCGTTGAGCCCGAATGCCTCAGCCGCGTCGAGCATGTGACCGTCGGTGCCGCGGATGGCGATCTGGTCCAGCCGGATGAGGCTCGGGTGTTCGACGCCCATCGCGTGGCACAGCGAGCGGAGATCGTGGCGGAACGAACGCACATAGCCCGCGACGCGGACCGACTTGTTGGTGGGGTCGAGCCCTCGCGCCAGGCGTGCCTGCTGGGTGGCCACGCCGGTCGGGCAGTAGCCGGTGTGGCACTTCTGGGCCTGGATGCAGCCGACTGCCAACATGGCCTCTCGGGCGACGTTGACGAGGTCGACGCCCATCGCCATGGCGATGGCCGCGTCGGGAACGAAGCCGAGCTTGCCGGATCCGATGAAGGTGGTGTCGTGGTGGAGTCCGTGTCGGGCGAAGGCGTCGAACACGAGCGGGAAGCCGTCGCGGAACGGCAGCGCCACATGATCGGAGAAGACCAGCGGTGCGGCACCCGTGCCGCCCTCGCCACCGTCGACGGTGACGAAGTCGGGCCCGCTGCCGGTCTCGGCCATTGCCTCGGCGAGTTCGTCCCAGAATCGGGATTCGCCGACCGCGCTCTTGATCCCGACGGGCACGCCGGTGGCAGCAGCGATCCGTTCGACGAAGGCGATGAGACCGCGCACGTCGTCGAACTCGACGTGGCGGCTGGGGCTGTGGACGGTGATTCCCACCGGGACACCCCGGGCCGACGCGATCTCGTCGGTGACCTTCGCGCCGGGGAGCACGCCGCCCAGGCCCGGTTTGGCGCCCTGGCTCAGCTTCACCTCGATCGCCTTGACCGGAGCATCGGCCATCGACGCGAGCAATGCGTCGATCGAGAATCGGCCGTCGTGGCCACGGGCACCGAACATGCCCGTCCCGATCTGGAAGACCAGGTCACCGCCGTTGCGGTGATGGGAGCTGATCCCACCCTCGCCGGTGTTGTGGAGGCAGCCGGCCATCCCCGCTCCCTTGTTGAGCGCCTCGATGGCGGGTCCGGAGAGCGAGCCGAAGCTCATGGCCGAGATGTTGATGATCGACTCGGGGCGGAAGGCGCCCGGCCGACCGGTCCGTGCGCCGAGCACCTTGGCGCCGGCGAGATCGTCCAGTCGGTCGTCGGCCGAGGGCGCGAGCGGGAATGCCGCGTGGCGGAAGAACGGATATCCGGGAGCATCGAGGCTGTTGTCGGTGCCGAAACCGAAATAGGAGTTCTCGCCCTTGGCGCTGGCGTAGACCCATCGGCGCTGGTCGCGGCTGAACGGTCGTTCCTCGTCGTTGTCGGTGACGATGTACTGCCGGAGTTCGGGCCCGATCCGTTCGAGGATGTAGCGGAGATGGCCGATGACCGGGTAGTTGCGCAGGATGGCGTGGTGCTTCTGGGTGAGGTCGTAGACGACGATCATGCCGAAACCGACGGCCACCACCAGCACGACCCACAGCCACCACGACATTCCCGCAACCTAGTGCCGGCTGCCGGCCCCAACGGGTTTCAGTCGAGATCCGCGAGTGCCTCGCGCAGCGCGGCCACCGCTGCGGCTCCTGCCTCTTCGGCGGCGGCCAGCTCGGCTCGAGCCTGCCGGAGTTCGTCTCTGGCGATGTCGAGCACTTCGGCGCCGTTGCCGTCGTCGAAACTCGCGGGCGTGACGGCAAGGACGTCGTCGGCGGTTCCGTCGGTCGCGGCTTCGGCCGCGGCCAGATGCTCGAGCGACGCGTCTCGGTGCGCCTGCGCGGCGGTCACGTCGGCACCGGCGCGGCCTGCCGCGGTGATGGCGGTGTCGAGTTCGCCGATCATGCTCCGGCCGATACCGACGCCGGCCTCGACGCGGTCGGTGCCAACGGTCAGATGAGCCTGTGGCAGGACCACGAGGTACACGCGATGGTCCGGCGCGATCGTGGCGCAGAGCGTCGTCACGGTCACGCGGTCGGTCGCGGTCGACAGTTCCCGATCGAGTGCGGTCAACCTCGCCTCGGTGTCGCCCACGATGGCGGCGATGGCTGCGTCGTGTGCTTCCGTCACGGCGGCGACGCCGTCGATCGATGCCCGGGTCCGGGCCAGGCTGTCGAGGCGCTGACCGACGGCGGCCTGGCAGCGTTCGCGGAGCTCGGCGAACCGTTGCTCGTCCGTCCTCGACGCGCCCCGCTCCGGTGTCGTGTCGTCCTGCGCCGTTGCGGGAGTCGCCACGGCGAGTGCGAGACAGCCGGTCAGGGCGGCAGTGATCAGTCGTGCGACGTGTCGGTTCATCGGTTTCTCCTTTGTGGGGTCGTGAGGATGCGGTCAGTCGTCATCGCCGGTCCGGGCCAGGTGCTGGGCATCATCGTCGGCGTCGAGATCGTCGGCGATCCCGTCGATCTGGGTGACGAGATCCGCGAGCAGGCCGTCGACCGCGTCGAGGGCCGAGTCGGCATCGAGTGTCTCGGTCGCCTGAGGGGGCGGTGTGGTGCTGGTGGGCACCGGGACCGTCGTGGTCGCGGTGACGCTCGGTGAGGGTGCGGAGTCGCGGCACGAGGTGGCCACGAGTGTGGCGACGACCACCACGGTGGCGAGGCGGGTGCGGCGGCGAACTCTGGCGGCGACCATGACCTCGATCGTGGACGGGACTCACCAAGGACCGACGAGGAAGATGTGAGGAAGTCGTGAACGGATCAGCGGGTGCGCTGGATCTCCCAGACGTTCTGCATCTGCCCGTGGACGAGGCGTTCCTCGGCCAAGCGGAAGCCGAGCTTGTGCAGCGTGGCCTCGCTTCCTTCGTTGGCGGGATGGGTCACGGCGTGGATGAGATCGCCCGGGTAGCGGTCCCACGCGTCCAACAGGATCACGTGGCCCGCCTCGGTGGCGTAGCCCTCGCGCCAGAAGCGCCGGGCGATCGTGAAGCCGAAGTCCACCGACGCGCCCTCGACCCCGAAGAGGTGTTGCAGGCCCGCCTCGCCGATCAATCCACCGGTCTCGGCGTCGCGGATGGCCCACAGCCCCCAGCCTTCCGCTCGCCAGCAACGGGCGGCCGCGGCGAGCGCCGACTTCGTCTGCTCGCGGGACCGGGTGCCGCCGTCGACGAATTCCATGACGGCCTCGTCGTCGTAGAGCGCGCTGATCTCGTCGAGATCCGCGATGCCCAACGGCATGAGGACGGTGCGACGGGTTCGCAGCGAAGGTGCGCTCACCCCCTGATCGTGTCACCCTTGGACGGCGAACGGGAGGGGAATCGCCGACTTCCGCGTGAATCGCAAGTCGGCGGGTGTTCCCTGAGCGGCATCTCGCGCCCGGTCCAGGCGTCCAGGAGACACACATGACACTCGAGATCACCCCACTGAACGGCTACTTCGGCGCCGAGGTGTCCGGTGTCGACATGGCCGATGTCGACGACGCGACTCGCGACGAACTCCGCGCGGCATGGCTCCGACACAAGGTGCTGGTGTTGCGCGATCAGCAGATCTCGATCGAGCAACACATCGCGTTCGGCCGACTGTTCGGCGATCTCGAGATCCATCCGTTCACCGAGGGGATCGAGGGGTATCCCGAGATCGTGATGCTCGAGGCCGGTGGCGATAGCGGGAAGCGGTTCGTCGCGGCAGGGTGGCACTCCGACGTCACGTGGCGGGCCGAGCCGTCGATGGGTTCGATCCTGCGGGGACGGGTGATTCCCGACGTCGGCGGCGACACCTGTTTCGCCGATGCGACCGCGGCCTACGAGCGCCTGCCCCAAGACATCAAGGACGTGGTCGACGATGCCTTCGCGATCCACGACTACGCGCGCGTCTTCGCGTCGCGGGTGGCGCCCGAGGAGAAGGAGGAGATCAACGCGAAGTACCCGCCGCAGCGACATCCGGTGATCCGCACCCATCCGGAGACCGGCGCCCGCGGCATCTACACGAACACCGGATTCACCTCGCACATCGAGGGGATGAGTCCGGAGGAGTCGGAACGGATCCTGCGTCGTCTCGAACGTCAGATCATGGATCCGAGCGTTCAGATCCGGGTGAAGTGGCGGCCCGACACCTTCGTCATGTGGGACAACCGTGCGGTGCAACATGCCGCGACGACCGACTTCTTCCCGGCGCACCGGGTGATGGAGCGGGTGACCGTGATCGGCGACCGGCCCTTCTGACGAAGTGGCGTAACGTCGACGTTCATGAACTTCGGCCCGATCGTCAGTTCCGAGTGGCTCGACCAGCATCTTCACGCCGAAGGGCAGGTGGTGGTGGACCTGCGCTGGTCGGTGGCCGACGGACCGAAGCGGGCCGACTACGAGCGCGGCCACATCCCCGGGGCGGTGTTCGCCGACCTCGACGTGGACCTTTCCGGTGCCGCCTCGGACGCGGCGGGCCGTCACCCGCTGCCGACGCCCCTGCATTTCGGCGAGGCGATGTCGCGCCTCGGCATCGGTGACCGCACCCGCGTCGTCGTCTACGACGATGCCGGCGGCCTCGTCGCCGCTCGGCTCTGGTGGATGCTGGATGTGCTCGGTCGAGAGGTGGCGGTGCTCGACGGGGGGATCCAGGCATGGTCGGGGAAGCTGTCGAAGGCGAAGCCCGGTCCGGCCGACGCCGCGTTCACCCCGCGGCCCTGGCCCGACCGGGTCCGGGTGTCTCCCGACGAGGTCGCTGCCGCGCTCGGCGGTGATCTCGTGCTGATCGATGCCCGTTCGGCCGAGCGCTACGCCGACGGCAGCGAGATCGACCCGCGGCCGGGCCACATCCCCGGCGCGCAGAGCGTGCCGGCCGGGTCGAACCTCGAGGACGGCTACTGGAGGTCACCTCGGGCGTTGCGCGAGCTCTACGAGGCCGTGGATGCCGACGGCGACAACGTCGTCGCGTATTGCGGGAGCGGCGTGACCGCGTGTGCCGACCTGTTGGGCCGGCGCTTGGCGGGACTTCCCGACGGTCGGCTCTATCCGGGCTCGTGGTCCCAGTGGGGCGCCGACGAGGACCGGCCGGCGAGCACCGGCCCGATGCCGCTCGGTCCGACGCCCGCCTAGGCCGATCACCGCACGCGGATCCGTGGGTCGGGCGAACCGCGACGCATGGTCGCGAGGAACTCCTCGAGCGGCGCGGGAGCGGCGACCTGTGGTTCATCGTCGCCCGGCGGGTGGGCCCAGAACTCCTCCCACGACGGGAACAGGTCGTGGAAGGCGCCGTCGTAACGTTCGCGGTCGGGCCATCGCATCTTCTCGGGCCCGATCGGCGGCCGGTTCAGATCGGTCGCGTACCAGTAGCACGGGAGGCGTCGGCGGAAGAACCAGCGACCCTCGATGCGTTCGTAGTCGTCCCAGTAGAGCATCTGCATGATGACCCACTCGTCGCCGGTCTCGTGCTCGTTCTTCGAGTACACGACCCCGTGGGCATGGTCGGGGTCGTCGAACTCGATGACATGGTTCCCGATGTGATGCGCCGTGCCGGTGAACTGCAACCGCAGCGTGTCGTCGAGCCATCGCTTGAGATGGGCGCGTCCGGTCTGATCGCGGCTCACCCGGATGTCGGGCGCGAAGAGGTTGACGTGGGCGTCGAGGTCGCGCATGTCGAGCGACAGGGCGTACTTCGCGACGAGTTGGCGGATCTCGTCGAGTGACTCCAGACGGTCGATGCGTGCTTCGAGATCAGTGGCCATGTCGGCTCCTTCGTCGGTCTTCGGGTTCGCTGGGGTTCGTTCTACGATCATGCGGGGAAGGGAGAAGGCGATGACCGAGACGGATCACCTTCGTGTCGTGGTGCTCGACGACTACCAGCGGGTGGCGGAGGTCATGGGTGCGTGGGCGACGATCCCCGCCGAGGTGGAGGTGATCACGATCGATCGCCATCTCGCGGAGCTCGACGACCTCGTCGCTGCCGTCGGAGATGCCGACGTGGTGGTCGCCATGCGGGAGCGGACCCCGCTCACGGCCGCGTTCTTCGAGGCCGTGCCGAACCTGCGCCTCGTCGTGACCACGGGGCCGTCGAACGCGGTGATCGATGTCGGCGCCGCGAACCGGCACGGCGTCGAGGTGCGGGGCACCGGCGGCTACCTGTCGACCACCGCGGAGCACACCTGGGCGCTCATCCTCGCGTTGCTGCGCCACATCCCGGCCTCGGACCGGGCGGTGCGGGAGGGGGGCTGGCAGCACACGTTGGGGACCGAGCTGGCCGGTCGGGTGCTCGGGGTGGTCGGTCTGGGGCGCCTCGGTACCGCGGTGACCCGCGTCGCCCATGCGTTCGACATGGATGTGATCGCGTGGAGTCCGAACCTCGACCCGGCGACGGCCGAGGGTCTCGGCGTCCGTCCCGTCTCCCGAGATGAGCTCTTCGCCACCGCCGATGTCGTGACGATCCACATGGTGCTGTCGGAACGATCCCGCGGGCTCGTCGGTGCCCACGAGATCGGACTCATGAAGCCGACCGCCGTGCTCGTCAACAGCTCGCGCGGTCCGCTGGTCGACGAGGACGCGCTCGTCGACGCACTCGAGGCGGGACGCATCGCGGGCGCTGCGCTCGACGTGTTCCACACCGAGCCGTTGCCGGCCGACCATCCGTTGCGGCGGCTCGACAACACGGTGCTCACGCCCCACACCGGCTACGTGAGCGACGGGCTCTATCGCCTCTTCTACGACGAGATCGTGGAGGACATCGCAGCGTGGTGCCGGGGCGAACCGCTGCGCGTCGTCGTGCCCTGACCGATCCGGTCGCGGGGCATCACCCGGCGGCATCGACGCCGACGTAGATCCGATCGGGGTGACCGCCCGACAGCACGCCGACGGCCTGTGCGGCATCGTCGAGCCCGAACACGTGGGTGCGCAGGGCACCCAGCTCGGGGTCGTCGGCGAGGAGCTCCAGCGCGCGATGGTAGGCGGGCCAACCCGCCGAGCGGGCCCCCTGGATCCGGATCGCCCGGAGGACGATCTGATCGACATCGAGCTGTGCGGCCTGGCCGTGCTTCAGCCCGCCGAGGACGATGGTGCCGCCGTCGGCGACACAGCCCACGGCCTGGCCGACAGGTTCGACGGCGCCTGCGCTCGTGTCGACGACGACGTCGACCCCGCGGCCGTCGGTGGCGTCGAGCACGACCGAAACGAGATCCTCGCGGGTGACATCGACGGTGCGATCGGCGCCGAGCGTGGTGGCCCGGTCGAGGCGCACCTCGTCGTGTCCGGTGCCCGACACGAGCACGAGGCCGGCCCCGGCCGCCCGGGTCGAGACGACCGAAGCGAGCCCCCGCTGGCCGGCGCCGAGGATCAGCACGGATTGGCCGGAGGCGAGTCCGGATCGGCGGACGCTCCACTCGTAGGCGGTACCGAGGGCGTTGAACAGCGTGGCGGTGCCCGGGTCGAGATGGTCGGGCACTGGGTGCACCACCGACAGGGGGTGCAGCGCCATGAGCTCCGACCATCCGCCCCACAGCGCGGGCTCGGCCGACATGGGGACGAACCCGTAGGCGAAGGGGCGGGTGGGCCAGCCCCGACACGACACGTACTCGCCCGTCAGGCAGGCCTGACAGCTCCCGCACGGGATGTTGGGCTCGATCGCGACGCGGTCACCGGCCGACACGCCCCAACGGGCCGCGGTGGCGTCGCCGATCTCCTCGATCGTGCCGACGACCTCGTGGCCCGGAATCATGGGACCGGCCGGCCACTGGGAGCCGGTGAACGAGCCGTCGAACTGCTCGACGTCGGTGCCGCAGAGGCCGCAGGCCTCGACGCGCAGCCACGCCCATTCGCTGCTGGGAAGCGATGGCCGCTCGATGCTGCGGACCTCGATGGCGCCGGGCCCGGTGAGTACCGCGGCGCGGACCATCACCAGGACTCGGGATCGTTCACGACGGATGCGGGCACGGGATGGCGGTAGAGCTCCGAGGCGTTCTCCCAGGTGATCCGGCGACGGTCCGCTTCGGGAAGGTCGCCGATCTCGCGTTCGACGATCTCCTGGGTCCGCGGCCAGGTGGAATCGCAGTGGGGGTAGTCGGACTCCAGGAGGATGTGGTCGACCCCGATGATGTCGCGCTGGCGGAACGCCGACGGATCCTCGACGGCGCAGAAGTAGAAGTTGCGCCGGAACACTTCCGACGGGGTGAGGTCCGATGTCCACGTGCCGTACATGTCGTGGTAGCCGAGCATGTGGTCGAGTCGGTCGATGAGCCCCGCCACCCATCCGATGCCGCCTTCGGAGAGACAGATCTTCAGGTCGGGGTAGCGGACCGGCGCCAATGAGTAGAGCCAGTCGACCGCGGCATGGATCGCGTAGGCGAAGAACAGGACGCCGACGACGTCGGGCGGGGCGTCGTCGGAGGTGGACGGCGATGCGCCGGCCGAGCCGATGTGGAGGTTGATGACCGTCTCGGTCTCGGCGCAGGCCTGCAGGAACGGCTCCCAGTAGCCGGAGTGGATGCTGGGGAAACCGAGCTTGTCGGGGGCCTCGGAGAAGGTCACGGCCTTGAACCCGCGTTCGGCGTTCTCACGGATCATGTCGGCGGCGACGTGGGGGTCGAGCAACCACGGAATCTGGCAGGGGATGATGCGGTCGGGGTAGGGCCCCGCCCACGACTCGAGGTGCCAGTCGTTCCAGGCCCGCACCGATGCCATCGCCAACTCGGGATCGTTGGTGACCGTCTGGAGGCGTTGCCCCGCGAAGCCGGGAAGGAACGAGGGGAAGTTGACCGAGGCGTAGACGCCGTTGAGGTCCATGTCGGCGACCCGGGCGTGGATGTCCCAGGCGCCGCGTCGCATCTCGTCGAAGCGGGTGGGTTCGAAGCCGTACTCCGAGACGGGGCGTCCGACCACCGCGTTGAACCCGACGTTGGGCAGCTCGGTGCCGTCGTAGATCCAGGTCTGGCGGCCGTCGTCGGTTTCGACCACGCGCGGGGCGCGGTCGACGAGGTGGGCCGGGATGCGGCCCTCGAAGGTGTCGGGCGGTTCGACGACATGGTCGTCGGCCGAGATCACGAGGTGGCGCCGCGGTGCCCGTTCGGGTTCGGGGAGGAAGGTGACCTGGCGGTCGTCTCCGGTCCCGGCCTGGGTGAAGCTCAGGTCCTGGGCGAGGTCGTCGAGGCTGCGCATGGCGATGGTTCCGATCGGCTGTGGGGTCGTGAGACTGGGGTGGCGTTCATTCGAGCACGTCGGGCTCGTCGCGGATGAGCTGACGGGCGATGCCGTCGAAGTAGAGGTCGGCGCCGCGTTCCATCAGCGAGACCTTCATGCCGGCGACGAGACCGGGGGCGAGGGGAAGGGCTGTGCCACCGGCGCGCTGCACGTCGAAGGACATGCGACAGGCGCGGTCGATGCTGGCGGCGCGATAGGTCGCCTGTTCGAGGGTGGCGCCGGTGACGATGACGCCGTGGCTGGCGAGGATGACGATGCTGGCATCGCCGATGCGTTCGGCCAGATCGGTGCCGAGTTCGGCGGAGTCGATCTCGCCGGTGTATTCGGCCACGAGTCCGAGATCGCCGTCGAACATGCTCGCGGTCTGGTGGACCAGCTCGGGCAGCACCCCCATCGCGGCGAGAACACAGACGTGGTACGGATGGTTGTGAATGACGACCCGCGCATCGGGACGGACACGATGCAGCTCGGTGTGGATGTGGATCGCCGGGGTGACATCCCACTTCCCGCTGACCACGTGGCCGTCCTCGTCGACCTCGCAGATGTCGCTCGCGGCGATCTCTCGCCACCAGAGCCCCCACGGATTGACCAGCATCGTGTCGGTGCCCTCACGCTGCCAGGTGATGTGGCCGTTGAGGTTCTCGGCGAAGCCCTCCCGGGCCAGCCAGCGGAAGGCGATCGCCAGCTTCTGTTCGTCGGTCAGGTCGCGCCCGATCCCGGGGCTGATGCTCGGCGACCAGACGGCGTAGCCGCCCTCGCGGTCGGCCGGTGCCGAGGCCGAGGCGGTACTGTCGTCATCACGGGTGACAGAAGATGGCATCTTCTATATGATTTGCCTTCGGCGGTGGACCTGTCAACCCGGACCGGACGAACCCAAAGGTGTACATGAACAGCAAAGACCCCGGGGCGGCGGCCGGGACGGCCTCAGGATCGGATCCGTTGCTCGCCGTTCCGTCGATCCGTGGGCCACGGGCGGCCGACGGACGGTACCGGGCACCCCATGTGGCGGATCTCGTCGTGGGCGAGCTGCGGCGGCGTATTCTCGACGGTGAGCTGCGAGATGGCGACGAGCTCCCGCGTCAGGAGGACCTCCTCCAGGAGTTCGGTGTCTCGAAGCCGTCGATGCGCGA encodes:
- a CDS encoding FMN-binding glutamate synthase family protein, whose translation is MSWWLWVVLVVAVGFGMIVVYDLTQKHHAILRNYPVIGHLRYILERIGPELRQYIVTDNDEERPFSRDQRRWVYASAKGENSYFGFGTDNSLDAPGYPFFRHAAFPLAPSADDRLDDLAGAKVLGARTGRPGAFRPESIINISAMSFGSLSGPAIEALNKGAGMAGCLHNTGEGGISSHHRNGGDLVFQIGTGMFGARGHDGRFSIDALLASMADAPVKAIEVKLSQGAKPGLGGVLPGAKVTDEIASARGVPVGITVHSPSRHVEFDDVRGLIAFVERIAAATGVPVGIKSAVGESRFWDELAEAMAETGSGPDFVTVDGGEGGTGAAPLVFSDHVALPFRDGFPLVFDAFARHGLHHDTTFIGSGKLGFVPDAAIAMAMGVDLVNVAREAMLAVGCIQAQKCHTGYCPTGVATQQARLARGLDPTNKSVRVAGYVRSFRHDLRSLCHAMGVEHPSLIRLDQIAIRGTDGHMLDAAEAFGLNADWFDDARRAQLAAALSG
- a CDS encoding GNAT family N-acetyltransferase, whose amino-acid sequence is MSAPSLRTRRTVLMPLGIADLDEISALYDDEAVMEFVDGGTRSREQTKSALAAAARCWRAEGWGLWAIRDAETGGLIGEAGLQHLFGVEGASVDFGFTIARRFWREGYATEAGHVILLDAWDRYPGDLIHAVTHPANEGSEATLHKLGFRLAEERLVHGQMQNVWEIQRTR
- a CDS encoding TauD/TfdA family dioxygenase, with product MTLEITPLNGYFGAEVSGVDMADVDDATRDELRAAWLRHKVLVLRDQQISIEQHIAFGRLFGDLEIHPFTEGIEGYPEIVMLEAGGDSGKRFVAAGWHSDVTWRAEPSMGSILRGRVIPDVGGDTCFADATAAYERLPQDIKDVVDDAFAIHDYARVFASRVAPEEKEEINAKYPPQRHPVIRTHPETGARGIYTNTGFTSHIEGMSPEESERILRRLERQIMDPSVQIRVKWRPDTFVMWDNRAVQHAATTDFFPAHRVMERVTVIGDRPF
- a CDS encoding sulfurtransferase, which gives rise to MNFGPIVSSEWLDQHLHAEGQVVVDLRWSVADGPKRADYERGHIPGAVFADLDVDLSGAASDAAGRHPLPTPLHFGEAMSRLGIGDRTRVVVYDDAGGLVAARLWWMLDVLGREVAVLDGGIQAWSGKLSKAKPGPADAAFTPRPWPDRVRVSPDEVAAALGGDLVLIDARSAERYADGSEIDPRPGHIPGAQSVPAGSNLEDGYWRSPRALRELYEAVDADGDNVVAYCGSGVTACADLLGRRLAGLPDGRLYPGSWSQWGADEDRPASTGPMPLGPTPA
- a CDS encoding nuclear transport factor 2 family protein: MATDLEARIDRLESLDEIRQLVAKYALSLDMRDLDAHVNLFAPDIRVSRDQTGRAHLKRWLDDTLRLQFTGTAHHIGNHVIEFDDPDHAHGVVYSKNEHETGDEWVIMQMLYWDDYERIEGRWFFRRRLPCYWYATDLNRPPIGPEKMRWPDRERYDGAFHDLFPSWEEFWAHPPGDDEPQVAAPAPLEEFLATMRRGSPDPRIRVR
- a CDS encoding D-2-hydroxyacid dehydrogenase family protein; amino-acid sequence: MTETDHLRVVVLDDYQRVAEVMGAWATIPAEVEVITIDRHLAELDDLVAAVGDADVVVAMRERTPLTAAFFEAVPNLRLVVTTGPSNAVIDVGAANRHGVEVRGTGGYLSTTAEHTWALILALLRHIPASDRAVREGGWQHTLGTELAGRVLGVVGLGRLGTAVTRVAHAFDMDVIAWSPNLDPATAEGLGVRPVSRDELFATADVVTIHMVLSERSRGLVGAHEIGLMKPTAVLVNSSRGPLVDEDALVDALEAGRIAGAALDVFHTEPLPADHPLRRLDNTVLTPHTGYVSDGLYRLFYDEIVEDIAAWCRGEPLRVVVP
- a CDS encoding alcohol dehydrogenase catalytic domain-containing protein; translation: MVRAAVLTGPGAIEVRSIERPSLPSSEWAWLRVEACGLCGTDVEQFDGSFTGSQWPAGPMIPGHEVVGTIEEIGDATAARWGVSAGDRVAIEPNIPCGSCQACLTGEYVSCRGWPTRPFAYGFVPMSAEPALWGGWSELMALHPLSVVHPVPDHLDPGTATLFNALGTAYEWSVRRSGLASGQSVLILGAGQRGLASVVSTRAAGAGLVLVSGTGHDEVRLDRATTLGADRTVDVTREDLVSVVLDATDGRGVDVVVDTSAGAVEPVGQAVGCVADGGTIVLGGLKHGQAAQLDVDQIVLRAIRIQGARSAGWPAYHRALELLADDPELGALRTHVFGLDDAAQAVGVLSGGHPDRIYVGVDAAG
- a CDS encoding amidohydrolase family protein; protein product: MRSLDDLAQDLSFTQAGTGDDRQVTFLPEPERAPRRHLVISADDHVVEPPDTFEGRIPAHLVDRAPRVVETDDGRQTWIYDGTELPNVGFNAVVGRPVSEYGFEPTRFDEMRRGAWDIHARVADMDLNGVYASVNFPSFLPGFAGQRLQTVTNDPELAMASVRAWNDWHLESWAGPYPDRIIPCQIPWLLDPHVAADMIRENAERGFKAVTFSEAPDKLGFPSIHSGYWEPFLQACAETETVINLHIGSAGASPSTSDDAPPDVVGVLFFAYAIHAAVDWLYSLAPVRYPDLKICLSEGGIGWVAGLIDRLDHMLGYHDMYGTWTSDLTPSEVFRRNFYFCAVEDPSAFRQRDIIGVDHILLESDYPHCDSTWPRTQEIVEREIGDLPEADRRRITWENASELYRHPVPASVVNDPESW
- a CDS encoding class II aldolase/adducin family protein, producing MPSSVTRDDDSTASASAPADREGGYAVWSPSISPGIGRDLTDEQKLAIAFRWLAREGFAENLNGHITWQREGTDTMLVNPWGLWWREIAASDICEVDEDGHVVSGKWDVTPAIHIHTELHRVRPDARVVIHNHPYHVCVLAAMGVLPELVHQTASMFDGDLGLVAEYTGEIDSAELGTDLAERIGDASIVILASHGVIVTGATLEQATYRAASIDRACRMSFDVQRAGGTALPLAPGLVAGMKVSLMERGADLYFDGIARQLIRDEPDVLE